A single region of the Jatrophihabitans sp. GAS493 genome encodes:
- a CDS encoding ABC transporter substrate-binding protein produces MVFNRTFNQTYKPAASRGIRGRKSIAAVALSLTLAVVVSGCSSSASTGAAAAGTSAASTVSAACAAVQKQYPDLAKKTVKVGIAPTIPGYETIDPNNPEKIVGFDVDLLSAVSACAGYKTTFAKADFQTLVPSLQAGRIDMVISNLIASDARAKQVNFVIYQKDEEALIVAKGNPKNITEVSDLCGKSLAVFPGTVQAGAAQTQSDACKAAGKPAIDINTYADFNGCLQGVLNGRSDSFINPTSVVAQTVAKYPTKLSGTAPIAEFRSLIGMAFNKSDTELRDANLAALKVVQTDGTEKALFTTWKQDPTDQADASLLPQ; encoded by the coding sequence ATGGTGTTCAACCGGACGTTCAACCAGACGTACAAACCCGCCGCCAGTCGCGGCATCCGTGGACGCAAGTCCATCGCCGCCGTCGCGCTGAGCCTGACGCTCGCAGTGGTCGTCAGCGGCTGTAGCTCGAGTGCCAGCACTGGAGCCGCCGCCGCTGGAACCTCGGCAGCCAGCACGGTCAGCGCGGCGTGTGCCGCCGTGCAGAAGCAGTACCCGGATCTGGCCAAGAAGACGGTCAAGGTCGGCATCGCCCCGACCATCCCGGGCTACGAGACGATCGACCCGAACAACCCGGAGAAGATCGTCGGGTTCGACGTCGACCTGCTCTCAGCCGTGAGCGCGTGCGCCGGCTACAAGACGACCTTCGCCAAGGCTGACTTCCAGACTCTGGTCCCGTCGCTGCAGGCTGGTCGCATCGACATGGTGATCAGCAACCTCATCGCATCCGATGCCAGGGCGAAGCAGGTCAACTTCGTCATCTACCAGAAGGACGAAGAGGCCCTGATCGTGGCCAAGGGCAACCCGAAGAACATCACCGAGGTGAGCGACCTCTGCGGCAAGAGTCTCGCGGTCTTCCCCGGCACGGTGCAGGCCGGAGCGGCCCAGACTCAGAGCGACGCCTGCAAGGCCGCCGGGAAGCCGGCCATTGACATCAACACCTACGCCGACTTCAACGGCTGCCTGCAGGGCGTGCTGAACGGGCGCAGCGACTCCTTCATCAACCCGACGAGCGTGGTTGCTCAGACGGTGGCCAAGTACCCGACGAAGCTATCCGGGACGGCGCCGATCGCTGAGTTCCGCTCACTGATCGGGATGGCCTTCAACAAGTCCGACACCGAGCTTCGGGACGCGAACCTGGCGGCGCTGAAGGTCGTACAGACGGACGGAACCGAGAAGGCCCTCTTCACCACCTGGAAGCAGGACCCGACCGATCAGGCCGACGCGTCGCTGCTGCCCCAGTAG
- a CDS encoding GntR family transcriptional regulator, with protein sequence MSSVAAKRVSPQQLCAAIRHQVITGVLAPGQRLTEEALAAEFGTSRIPVREALRILEADGFIRVQPYYGTFVVEVSDEEAADLLEIRGVLEPFAAGKAATRCTPDLLAVMQETVNAGTEAANAGRLTELPALNTQLHGLIAEASGSAVLTHLLDQLSHKIAWVYSVQLSLRACDSWVEHQMIVDALARADADSAAALMLAHVRGAEAAYRLRSAARRAE encoded by the coding sequence ATGTCGTCAGTTGCCGCGAAGCGCGTGTCGCCCCAGCAACTCTGTGCCGCGATCCGGCATCAGGTCATCACCGGCGTCCTCGCGCCCGGTCAGCGACTCACTGAAGAGGCGCTCGCAGCCGAGTTCGGAACCTCCCGCATACCGGTGCGTGAGGCGCTGCGGATCCTCGAGGCAGACGGCTTCATTCGCGTGCAGCCCTACTACGGCACGTTCGTCGTCGAGGTGTCGGACGAGGAGGCGGCCGACCTGCTGGAGATCCGGGGAGTACTCGAGCCGTTCGCGGCTGGGAAGGCGGCCACCCGCTGCACGCCGGACCTGCTCGCCGTCATGCAGGAGACCGTAAATGCTGGGACGGAGGCGGCCAATGCCGGTCGCCTCACCGAGTTGCCGGCACTCAACACCCAGCTTCATGGACTCATCGCGGAGGCCTCTGGAAGCGCGGTGCTGACCCACCTGCTCGATCAGCTCAGCCACAAGATCGCCTGGGTCTACTCCGTTCAGCTCTCACTGCGGGCCTGTGATTCCTGGGTCGAGCACCAGATGATCGTCGACGCGCTGGCCCGCGCCGACGCCGACAGCGCGGCCGCCCTGATGCTGGCCCACGTTCGCGGTGCCGAGGCGGCCTACCGGTTGCGATCGGCGGCGCGCCGGGCTGAGTGA
- the guaA gene encoding glutamine-hydrolyzing GMP synthase, which yields MHPDLVLVVDYGAQYAQLIARRVREANIYSEIVPSTMPVSEMLARGPKAIILSGGPSSVYADGAPQADPTMFEAGVPVFGICYGFQAMTQALGGEVAHTGGSEFGRTTLQQANPGVLLAGLPETQQVWMSHGDAVVAAPPGFTVVAQTADTPVAAFEDTARGLAGVQFHPEVLHSENGQRILERFLYEIAGIAPTWTESNIIDDQIASIRAQVGDKRVICGLSGGVDSAVAAALVQRAIGDQLTCVFVDHGLLRAGEAEQVERDFVAATGVRLKVVDAVDRFLGALAGVSDPEQKRKIIGREFIRVFEAAAREVVADAGAHGESVDFLVQGTLYPDVVESGGGTGAANIKSHHNVGGLPDDLQFSLIEPLRELFKDEVRRVGAELGLPSEIVMRQPFPGPGLGIRIVGEVTAQRLDLLRRADAIARSELTAAGLDGVIWQCPVVLLADVRSVGVQGDGRTYGHPIVLRPVSSEDAMTADWTRVPYDVLEKISTRITNEVREVNRVVLDLTSKPPGTIEWE from the coding sequence GTGCATCCTGATCTCGTTCTCGTCGTCGACTACGGCGCGCAGTACGCCCAGCTGATCGCCCGCCGTGTGCGGGAGGCCAACATCTACTCCGAAATCGTGCCGAGCACGATGCCGGTCAGCGAGATGCTGGCCCGGGGTCCGAAGGCGATAATCCTCTCCGGCGGACCGTCCAGCGTCTACGCCGACGGGGCACCGCAGGCTGATCCGACGATGTTCGAGGCCGGCGTGCCGGTCTTCGGAATCTGCTACGGCTTCCAGGCGATGACGCAGGCGCTCGGGGGCGAGGTTGCCCACACCGGTGGCAGCGAGTTCGGTCGCACGACCCTGCAGCAGGCCAACCCGGGAGTGCTGCTGGCCGGGCTGCCGGAGACTCAGCAGGTCTGGATGAGCCACGGCGATGCCGTCGTCGCCGCCCCGCCCGGGTTCACCGTCGTCGCCCAGACCGCTGACACGCCGGTCGCCGCCTTCGAGGACACCGCGCGCGGCCTGGCCGGCGTGCAGTTCCATCCGGAGGTGCTGCACAGTGAGAACGGGCAGCGAATTCTGGAGCGTTTCCTCTACGAGATCGCCGGCATCGCCCCGACGTGGACCGAGTCGAACATCATCGACGATCAGATCGCATCGATCCGGGCCCAGGTGGGTGACAAGCGAGTCATCTGCGGGCTCTCGGGTGGAGTCGACTCGGCTGTGGCCGCCGCGCTCGTACAACGGGCCATCGGTGACCAGCTCACCTGCGTCTTCGTTGATCACGGTCTGTTGCGAGCCGGCGAGGCCGAGCAGGTCGAACGCGACTTCGTGGCTGCGACCGGAGTCCGGCTCAAGGTCGTCGACGCCGTCGATCGCTTCCTGGGTGCGCTGGCCGGAGTGAGCGACCCGGAGCAGAAGCGCAAGATCATCGGACGAGAGTTCATCCGGGTCTTCGAGGCGGCGGCCCGCGAGGTGGTGGCCGACGCCGGCGCCCATGGCGAGAGCGTCGATTTCCTCGTGCAGGGCACGCTCTACCCAGACGTGGTCGAGTCCGGTGGCGGCACGGGTGCGGCGAACATCAAGTCGCATCACAACGTCGGGGGGCTCCCGGACGACCTGCAGTTCTCGCTCATCGAGCCGCTGCGCGAACTCTTCAAGGACGAGGTCCGCCGAGTCGGAGCCGAACTCGGCCTGCCGAGTGAGATCGTCATGCGCCAGCCCTTCCCCGGCCCGGGTCTGGGGATCCGCATCGTCGGCGAGGTGACGGCGCAGCGACTCGACCTGCTCCGGCGGGCCGACGCGATCGCGCGCAGCGAGCTCACCGCCGCCGGGCTGGACGGCGTCATCTGGCAGTGCCCGGTCGTGCTGCTGGCCGACGTCCGATCCGTCGGGGTGCAGGGCGACGGGCGCACCTACGGCCACCCCATCGTGCTACGCCCGGTCTCCAGCGAGGACGCGATGACCGCCGACTGGACCCGTGTCCCGTACGACGTGCTCGAGAAGATCTCAACGAGAATCACCAATGAAGTGCGGGAGGTCAACCGAGTTGTCCTCGATCTGACCAGCAAGCCGCCAGGCACCATCGAGTGGGAGTAG
- a CDS encoding acetamidase/formamidase family protein: MTVLQSGYGPMNADLMLDSRLDNISWGLLPNSGSRGVLSMRSGQSVCIDTVSHEGLLADQGRDPRAFFGAAGIASHLLLDDVLAIAASDLPHDPGSVGPHVVTGPIEVVGAQPGDVLEVEVLELLQRAPYGVISNRHGRGALPGELPAPPLGWVDGDPIDPVCLVARAEGDTGLLPVGDGRTIRFPLKPFLGIMGVAPGVSSPVNSVPPGRHGGNIDVNLLGVGARLFLPVQVPGAMFYVSDPHFAQGDGEVALTAFEAPLRATLRLTVHSDARAKRLASSLTAPWAETADLHIVLGLDQDLNAAMRDATRNSLRFLAETCSLPASVALAYLSAAADFEVSQVVDQVKGIHCCIRKSDLKSLG; the protein is encoded by the coding sequence ATGACTGTACTGCAGAGCGGCTACGGCCCGATGAATGCGGACCTGATGCTGGACTCACGCTTAGACAACATCTCATGGGGGCTGCTCCCCAACTCCGGCAGCCGGGGGGTGCTGTCGATGCGGTCGGGGCAGAGCGTATGCATCGACACCGTCTCGCACGAGGGGCTGCTCGCCGATCAGGGTCGTGACCCACGCGCCTTCTTCGGCGCCGCCGGCATCGCCAGCCACCTGCTGCTTGACGACGTGCTGGCGATCGCGGCCAGCGACCTGCCCCACGATCCGGGCAGCGTCGGCCCGCACGTGGTTACCGGTCCCATCGAGGTCGTCGGCGCTCAGCCCGGGGACGTCCTCGAGGTAGAGGTGCTGGAGCTACTGCAGCGCGCTCCGTATGGAGTGATCAGCAATCGCCACGGGCGGGGGGCACTGCCCGGTGAGTTGCCGGCGCCGCCGTTGGGCTGGGTCGACGGCGATCCGATCGACCCGGTCTGCCTGGTCGCCCGGGCCGAGGGCGACACCGGTCTGCTGCCGGTCGGCGACGGCCGCACGATCCGTTTCCCGCTCAAACCGTTCCTCGGCATCATGGGGGTCGCGCCCGGCGTCTCGTCGCCGGTGAATTCGGTGCCACCGGGGCGGCACGGCGGAAACATCGACGTGAACCTGCTCGGTGTCGGCGCGCGACTCTTCCTGCCGGTGCAGGTGCCCGGTGCAATGTTCTACGTCAGCGATCCGCACTTCGCCCAGGGCGACGGGGAGGTCGCCCTAACCGCGTTCGAGGCACCGCTGCGGGCGACACTGCGTCTCACCGTGCACAGCGACGCCCGGGCCAAGCGGCTGGCCTCCTCCTTGACTGCCCCCTGGGCGGAGACCGCGGACCTGCACATCGTGCTCGGCCTCGATCAGGATCTGAACGCGGCGATGCGCGACGCCACCCGTAACTCACTGCGGTTCCTGGCCGAGACCTGCTCGCTGCCGGCCTCGGTCGCGTTGGCCTATCTCAGCGCAGCGGCCGACTTCGAGGTGAGCCAGGTCGTCGACCAGGTGAAGGGCATCCACTGCTGTATTCGCAAATCCGATCTGAAGTCGCTGGGGTAG
- a CDS encoding amino acid ABC transporter permease/ATP-binding protein, protein MQQFWHYLTLDYLWQGAIVTLQVAGAALIGSLVLGAILAEMRVSRVRPLRWLAATYVWIIRGTPMLLQLVFFYDALPQIGIIFPPVPTAIIAFTVNEAAFFAEIIRGGILAVDRNQILAADALGMSPWVTRRRIVFPLAIRAILPSLGNELINLIKSTSLASVISVSEITQRTQYLSSQSFEFFPVFIASGVIYLVLTSAVALVQLWLERRASLDRVRATKLPPTPPANPGARLTEAATVPSVNSHQPLVVIEGAKKSYGDRQILDGVDLKVARGEVIAIIGASGSGKSTLLRMINHLDTLDGGSILVGGRSVGYRDDGSPEASPARLARDRAQARIGMVFQHFNLFPHLSVLDNVRMAPIRVYGSAPQRATETALRLLDAVGLSEHVQKAPHQLSGGQQQRVAIARALATSPRLMLFDEPTSALDPELVGEVLGVMRRLADEGMTMLVVTHEIRFARDVADRVVFIADGQVVEEGPPGEVLGNPQEPRTQKFLQSLTGAVL, encoded by the coding sequence GTGCAACAGTTCTGGCACTACCTCACGCTCGACTACCTGTGGCAAGGCGCCATCGTCACCCTGCAGGTGGCCGGAGCCGCGCTGATCGGGTCGCTCGTACTCGGGGCGATCCTGGCCGAGATGCGGGTGAGCCGGGTCAGACCGCTGCGCTGGCTCGCGGCGACCTATGTGTGGATCATCCGCGGCACCCCGATGCTGCTTCAGCTCGTCTTCTTCTACGACGCGCTTCCCCAGATCGGGATCATCTTCCCGCCGGTACCCACCGCGATCATCGCCTTCACCGTCAACGAAGCCGCCTTCTTCGCCGAGATCATCCGTGGCGGCATTCTGGCGGTGGATCGCAACCAGATCCTCGCCGCCGACGCCCTGGGAATGTCACCCTGGGTCACGCGGCGCCGGATCGTCTTCCCGTTGGCGATACGGGCGATCCTGCCCAGTCTCGGCAACGAGTTGATCAATCTCATCAAGAGCACCTCCCTCGCCTCGGTCATCTCAGTCAGCGAGATCACCCAGCGCACCCAGTACCTCTCCTCACAATCCTTCGAGTTCTTCCCGGTATTCATCGCCTCCGGCGTCATCTACCTCGTCCTTACCTCTGCGGTCGCCCTGGTCCAGCTCTGGCTGGAACGGCGGGCCAGCCTGGATCGCGTCCGAGCCACGAAGCTTCCGCCGACGCCCCCGGCGAACCCCGGGGCGCGTCTGACCGAGGCGGCCACCGTCCCGTCCGTGAACAGCCATCAACCGCTGGTGGTGATCGAAGGGGCCAAGAAGTCCTATGGAGATCGGCAGATTCTCGACGGCGTCGACCTCAAGGTCGCGCGCGGCGAGGTCATCGCGATCATCGGGGCGAGTGGCAGCGGCAAGAGCACGCTGCTGCGGATGATCAACCATCTCGACACCCTGGACGGTGGCTCCATCCTGGTCGGCGGGCGAAGTGTCGGCTACCGCGACGACGGTAGCCCCGAGGCGTCGCCGGCCCGACTGGCCCGAGACCGTGCGCAAGCCCGGATCGGTATGGTTTTCCAGCACTTCAACCTCTTCCCGCACCTCAGCGTCCTCGACAACGTGCGCATGGCGCCGATCCGGGTCTATGGCTCCGCCCCGCAGCGGGCGACTGAGACGGCACTGCGCCTGCTCGACGCGGTGGGGCTGAGCGAGCACGTACAGAAGGCACCGCATCAGCTCTCCGGCGGCCAGCAGCAGCGGGTTGCGATTGCCCGAGCTCTGGCCACCAGCCCGCGCCTGATGCTCTTCGACGAGCCGACGAGTGCGCTCGATCCGGAACTGGTCGGTGAGGTGCTCGGCGTCATGCGGCGGCTGGCCGACGAGGGTATGACCATGCTCGTGGTGACGCACGAGATCCGCTTCGCCCGCGATGTGGCCGATCGGGTCGTCTTCATCGCCGACGGCCAGGTCGTCGAAGAGGGCCCCCCTGGCGAGGTGCTCGGAAATCCACAGGAACCGCGCACCCAAAAATTCCTGCAGTCGCTCACCGGCGCTGTTCTCTAA
- a CDS encoding oxidoreductase, with translation MQLPDLTGKSAVVTGANSGIGYVTARELAAHGARVVLACRDVERGKQAADKIGSAHNGADLEVRALDLSKIASVRDFAASQSDPVDLLINNAGVMAPPKLRSTADGFELQFGTNHLGHFVLTGLLLPHLLEAPAARVVTVSSVAHFGGGPDVIDGNAGPGYSPQKAYSNSKLANLLFALELQRRAEARSLPLSSTAAHPGVAATGLVTDPQGLGANALVRAVAPIVLRIFTQSSAAGANPSLFAATEAAPGTYTGPQWMREWRGPIGPARMTNRDRDPELARRLWEVSEDLTGLRYPWPS, from the coding sequence GTGCAATTACCCGATCTCACGGGGAAATCGGCTGTTGTTACCGGGGCCAACTCCGGTATCGGCTACGTCACAGCACGGGAGCTGGCTGCCCATGGTGCGCGGGTCGTCCTAGCCTGTCGCGACGTCGAGCGGGGCAAGCAGGCGGCCGACAAGATCGGCTCGGCCCACAACGGCGCCGACCTCGAGGTGCGGGCGCTGGATCTGTCGAAGATCGCGTCCGTGCGTGACTTCGCCGCCTCCCAGTCCGATCCGGTCGACTTGCTGATCAACAACGCGGGCGTCATGGCGCCACCCAAGTTGCGTAGTACCGCCGATGGCTTCGAACTCCAGTTCGGCACCAACCACCTGGGCCACTTCGTGCTCACCGGACTGCTGCTGCCACACCTGCTCGAAGCCCCGGCCGCCCGTGTCGTCACCGTGTCGTCGGTCGCCCATTTCGGCGGCGGCCCCGATGTCATCGACGGCAACGCCGGCCCCGGGTACTCGCCGCAGAAGGCCTACTCCAACTCCAAGCTGGCCAATCTGCTCTTCGCGTTGGAACTGCAGCGCCGGGCCGAGGCTCGCTCGTTGCCGTTGAGTTCCACCGCGGCGCACCCGGGGGTCGCGGCGACCGGTCTGGTCACCGACCCGCAGGGGCTGGGGGCCAACGCACTGGTGCGAGCGGTGGCACCGATCGTGCTGCGGATCTTCACCCAGTCCTCAGCGGCGGGAGCCAACCCGAGCCTCTTCGCGGCCACCGAGGCGGCGCCCGGCACATACACCGGTCCACAGTGGATGCGCGAATGGCGAGGCCCGATCGGACCGGCCCGGATGACCAACCGCGATCGCGACCCAGAACTCGCGCGGCGCCTCTGGGAGGTCAGCGAGGACCTGACCGGGCTGCGCTACCCTTGGCCGAGCTGA
- a CDS encoding acyltransferase, with translation MGAVDKRDLPRLTSLRWYAALIVFLFHMAQIGVGWVPLRAFTFGQTGVTFFFLLSGFVLTWTWHSQISARQFYGRRFARIYPSMVTVTLLVVIVVAIRPNHFDSGILGLITGLLLIQAWFPGFYPVYAYNAVTWSLSCEAFFYAVFPLGIARLARLGGRGQSIAAAVALAAGGLATAILVLIGHGGDIAFNNPLVRLPEFILGIVLAFRVRAGWRPRIPIWGATIAVAVAATIARRMGGFPSLDYVMVLPFAALIIAAAVSDLEGRNGILTRPWATYLGRVSFCFYLVHQVIIRIVVHQLGVDHRWSLAGGVFPVLGIFLICLAGAVMLHHLVEIPCQRYLRARLGRRGRHTQASEARGSRGPSAAVPESVAVVEGE, from the coding sequence ATGGGCGCTGTAGATAAACGGGACTTACCGCGCCTAACGTCGCTTCGCTGGTACGCCGCGCTGATCGTCTTCCTCTTTCACATGGCGCAGATCGGCGTCGGCTGGGTTCCGCTGCGGGCCTTCACCTTCGGCCAGACCGGGGTCACCTTTTTCTTCCTGCTATCCGGCTTCGTCCTTACCTGGACCTGGCACAGTCAGATCTCGGCCCGCCAGTTTTACGGTCGCCGGTTCGCTCGAATCTATCCGAGCATGGTCACCGTGACGCTACTGGTAGTCATCGTCGTGGCCATTCGGCCCAACCATTTCGACAGCGGCATTCTCGGTCTGATCACCGGGCTACTTCTGATCCAGGCGTGGTTTCCCGGCTTCTATCCGGTGTATGCGTACAACGCCGTGACGTGGTCGCTGTCCTGTGAGGCGTTCTTCTACGCGGTCTTTCCGCTGGGGATCGCGCGCCTGGCCCGGCTGGGTGGTCGGGGCCAGTCGATCGCGGCGGCGGTGGCACTCGCCGCTGGGGGCCTGGCGACGGCAATTCTCGTCTTGATCGGTCATGGCGGCGACATCGCCTTCAACAACCCGCTGGTGAGATTGCCGGAGTTCATCCTGGGCATCGTCCTCGCCTTCCGGGTCCGGGCGGGCTGGCGCCCCCGGATTCCAATCTGGGGCGCGACGATCGCCGTGGCCGTAGCGGCGACAATCGCCCGCAGAATGGGAGGCTTCCCCAGCCTCGACTACGTGATGGTGCTGCCGTTCGCGGCGCTGATCATCGCCGCCGCAGTGTCGGATCTCGAGGGGCGCAACGGCATCCTGACCCGGCCGTGGGCGACCTACCTCGGGCGAGTCTCGTTCTGTTTCTATCTCGTGCATCAGGTCATCATTCGCATCGTCGTCCATCAGCTGGGCGTCGACCATCGGTGGAGTCTCGCCGGCGGAGTGTTTCCTGTACTCGGCATCTTCCTCATCTGTCTGGCCGGCGCCGTGATGCTGCACCATCTCGTTGAAATCCCCTGCCAGCGGTATCTGCGGGCCCGGCTCGGGCGGCGTGGCCGCCACACCCAGGCGAGTGAGGCCCGAGGTTCCCGCGGTCCGAGTGCGGCGGTGCCGGAATCCGTCGCGGTCGTCGAAGGCGAGTAG
- a CDS encoding DUF3891 family protein, which yields MILSRWQGRLMVVLQPDHGVQTGLIAAAWGSDDVPRVEDFVRATTLAARHHDDGWAVWERHPTLEPMTQQPVQFHAVSPIEHIAAYRAGIARAAQLDPWTGLLVSMHGAGLYNDRYGTYRLAELVEQELSITEQRVVAEFLTDMAELQQRLATVSLGHAPATAAPDDPLVRHHYLLLQVWDRISLQFAYRHAADDIISPLPSLFGASGPLCCRANGEMSLTLDPYPFAVDGAVFPVRAYLLEDRSYVNPEDFLNELTSAPVIELECTTSRRR from the coding sequence ATGATTCTGAGCCGTTGGCAGGGCCGGCTGATGGTGGTCCTACAGCCTGATCACGGCGTTCAGACCGGCCTCATCGCCGCCGCCTGGGGAAGCGACGACGTGCCCCGAGTCGAGGACTTCGTGCGGGCCACCACCCTGGCCGCCCGGCACCACGACGATGGTTGGGCGGTGTGGGAGCGGCACCCCACTCTGGAACCGATGACGCAGCAACCGGTGCAGTTTCACGCGGTCTCGCCGATCGAGCACATCGCCGCCTACCGGGCGGGAATCGCCCGGGCGGCGCAGCTCGATCCGTGGACCGGGCTGCTGGTGAGCATGCATGGGGCCGGCCTCTACAACGATCGCTACGGCACGTACCGGTTGGCCGAACTCGTCGAGCAGGAGCTGAGCATCACCGAACAGCGGGTGGTGGCCGAGTTCCTCACCGATATGGCCGAACTGCAGCAGCGGCTGGCCACCGTCAGCCTCGGGCACGCACCGGCGACGGCGGCCCCGGACGATCCGCTGGTGCGGCATCATTACCTGCTGTTGCAGGTCTGGGACCGCATCTCGCTGCAGTTCGCCTACCGCCACGCCGCCGACGACATCATCAGCCCGCTGCCGTCACTCTTCGGGGCGTCGGGACCGCTCTGCTGCCGGGCCAACGGCGAGATGTCGTTGACGCTCGATCCCTATCCGTTCGCGGTCGACGGCGCGGTGTTCCCGGTTCGGGCCTACCTGCTAGAGGATCGTTCCTACGTCAATCCCGAGGATTTCCTGAACGAATTGACCTCAGCGCCGGTCATCGAGCTGGAGTGCACCACATCCCGGCGTCGCTGA